In Persicimonas caeni, a single window of DNA contains:
- the rpoN gene encoding RNA polymerase factor sigma-54: MEMGLRAQLKQTQQLRMTPQLQQAIKLLQLSRMELISMVRQEMTENPVLEEQQDPYEAESLYVQEHGIEEKERSDKTEEVKADEGDMDSVDWDEYLNKYDGNSMPSNSYKGYSTSDLPGYEETMSTSESLVDHLMSQLRLSALDDRQQQIGAHIIGNLDETGYLRDITVAELAADEEIDATEEEVEEVLEIIQEFDPIGVAARNIKECLLIQADRLVPDDDTVHAILEDHLADLERKSVSKIARTLGVDKDEVIRAAQLIATFEPKPGRLYSQDEGRYITPDVYIYELDGEYVASLNEDGLPKLKVSNYYKKMLAQKKEEGEKDDVRDYIQDKLRGAMWLIRSIHQRQSTIIKVTESIIKFQKDFFEKGIEHLKPLVLKDVADDIEMHESTVSRVTTNKYVHTPRGVFELKFFFNSGITKHGGEDLASEAVKAKIREIIAEEDPQKPLSDSKIAKKLEEEQNIDIARRTVAKYREMMGILSSSKRKQVF, from the coding sequence ATGGAAATGGGACTCAGAGCGCAACTGAAGCAGACACAGCAGCTGCGCATGACTCCGCAGCTTCAGCAGGCTATCAAGCTTCTGCAGTTGTCGCGCATGGAACTCATCTCGATGGTGCGCCAGGAGATGACCGAAAACCCGGTGCTCGAAGAGCAGCAAGATCCTTACGAGGCCGAGTCGCTCTACGTCCAAGAGCACGGCATCGAAGAGAAGGAGCGCTCCGACAAAACCGAAGAGGTCAAGGCCGACGAAGGCGACATGGACAGCGTCGACTGGGACGAATACCTCAACAAGTACGACGGCAACTCGATGCCGTCGAACTCGTACAAGGGGTATAGCACCAGCGATCTGCCCGGCTACGAGGAGACGATGTCGACCAGCGAGTCTCTGGTCGATCATCTGATGAGCCAGCTTCGCCTCTCCGCGCTCGACGATCGCCAGCAGCAAATCGGCGCCCACATCATCGGCAACCTCGACGAGACGGGCTACCTTCGCGACATCACCGTGGCCGAGCTCGCCGCCGACGAGGAGATCGACGCCACCGAAGAGGAGGTCGAAGAGGTCTTGGAGATCATCCAGGAGTTCGACCCCATCGGCGTGGCCGCCCGCAACATCAAGGAGTGCCTGCTCATCCAGGCCGATCGTCTGGTACCCGACGACGACACCGTCCACGCGATCCTCGAAGATCACCTCGCCGATCTCGAGCGCAAGAGCGTCTCGAAGATCGCGCGTACCCTGGGCGTCGACAAAGACGAGGTGATCCGCGCCGCCCAGCTCATCGCGACCTTCGAGCCCAAGCCGGGCCGGCTCTACAGCCAGGACGAGGGCCGCTACATCACCCCTGACGTCTACATCTACGAGCTCGACGGCGAATACGTCGCCTCGCTCAACGAGGACGGGCTTCCCAAGCTCAAGGTCTCGAATTATTACAAGAAGATGCTCGCCCAGAAGAAAGAAGAGGGCGAAAAGGACGATGTCCGCGACTATATCCAGGACAAGCTTCGCGGCGCCATGTGGCTCATCCGCAGCATCCACCAGCGCCAGTCGACGATCATCAAGGTCACCGAGAGCATCATCAAGTTCCAGAAGGACTTCTTCGAAAAGGGCATCGAGCACCTCAAGCCGCTGGTCCTCAAGGACGTCGCCGACGACATCGAGATGCACGAGTCGACCGTCAGCCGCGTGACCACCAACAAGTACGTGCACACCCCCCGCGGTGTCTTCGAGCTCAAATTCTTCTTCAACTCCGGCATCACCAAGCACGGCGGCGAAGACCTCGCCAGTGAGGCCGTCAAAGCGAAGATCCGCGAGATCATCGCCGAGGAAGACCCGCAAAAGCCGCTCTCCGATTCCAAAATCGCCAAAAAGCTCGAGGAAGAGCAAAATATCGACATCGCCCGGCGCACCGTGGCCAAGTACCGCGAGATGATGGGGATTTTGTCGAGTTCGAAGCGTAAACAAGTATTCTAA
- a CDS encoding vWA domain-containing protein, whose amino-acid sequence MEQVPNGDLERSFVEIHSSRFTAAPGSCQGVTGDDGEMRVRFVLTDGEVRPIRLGETVDHQSVELGPESLTFSNSDISVVAGPSVQFVADNDEHQVFGLLLENAGSLDGFVPPGARGHWDKNGNGVTGDREDMGVPDFRLRETATDVDERRLAAVLGTYTSWQRAYRLARAEGRETFFGVWTFDSTALQPTSHVAQASSETSEWTQEQATVEASIASDYRNAPPTPDARANVYEAITNVIDGPYSESAMTELGVERPGAVDKQLVVFVDGYDDMREMGSEGIGDAIRAAREHNVRVFVVHLDPALEEPTLLREDPMYPEGQTPCSDDTECKNYETCRKPRGYTENAGDTVESPGTYDIDQTYCLPEHDAAGRVGPIHDYARLACETGGGYIYAPSAEQLGYEMAWTPLALDGLWEARVESAAFKRGEVASGEAYQVQTEMSADVAGTVREYSFSEQGGPGAEFDTRGVVFAR is encoded by the coding sequence ATGGAGCAGGTACCGAACGGTGATCTGGAGCGTTCATTTGTCGAGATCCACTCGTCGCGGTTTACCGCCGCGCCCGGCTCCTGCCAGGGCGTGACGGGGGATGACGGCGAGATGCGCGTGCGCTTTGTGCTGACCGACGGCGAGGTGCGCCCGATTCGTCTGGGCGAGACGGTCGACCATCAGTCGGTGGAACTGGGCCCCGAGTCGCTCACATTCTCCAACTCGGATATCTCGGTGGTCGCCGGCCCGAGTGTGCAATTCGTCGCTGACAACGACGAGCACCAGGTCTTCGGCCTGCTACTCGAAAACGCCGGCAGCCTCGACGGATTCGTCCCACCCGGCGCCCGAGGTCACTGGGACAAAAACGGCAACGGTGTCACCGGAGATCGCGAGGACATGGGCGTGCCCGACTTTCGTCTGCGCGAGACGGCGACGGATGTCGACGAGCGTCGCCTAGCGGCCGTGCTCGGCACCTATACCTCCTGGCAACGCGCTTACAGGCTCGCCCGCGCGGAGGGCCGCGAGACGTTCTTCGGCGTGTGGACCTTCGACTCCACGGCGCTCCAGCCGACGTCTCATGTTGCGCAAGCCTCGTCGGAGACCAGCGAATGGACTCAGGAGCAGGCCACGGTCGAAGCCTCGATCGCGAGCGACTATCGGAACGCGCCTCCGACGCCCGACGCGCGTGCCAACGTTTACGAGGCGATCACAAACGTCATCGACGGCCCCTACAGCGAATCGGCGATGACCGAGTTGGGCGTCGAGCGCCCCGGCGCGGTCGACAAGCAACTCGTGGTCTTCGTCGACGGCTACGACGACATGCGCGAGATGGGCAGCGAGGGGATCGGCGACGCGATCCGCGCTGCACGGGAACACAACGTGCGCGTCTTTGTCGTCCACCTCGATCCCGCACTCGAGGAGCCGACGCTGCTCCGTGAAGATCCGATGTATCCCGAGGGGCAGACGCCTTGCTCGGACGACACCGAATGCAAGAACTACGAGACGTGCCGCAAGCCGCGTGGCTACACCGAAAACGCCGGCGATACGGTCGAATCTCCCGGCACCTACGATATCGACCAGACTTACTGTCTGCCCGAGCACGACGCCGCCGGCCGCGTCGGCCCCATCCACGACTACGCTCGACTCGCCTGCGAGACCGGCGGCGGCTACATCTACGCGCCCTCGGCCGAGCAACTCGGATACGAAATGGCGTGGACGCCGCTGGCCCTCGATGGCCTGTGGGAGGCGCGCGTCGAGTCCGCGGCGTTCAAGCGCGGTGAAGTGGCGAGCGGCGAGGCGTATCAGGTGCAAACCGAGATGAGCGCCGACGTCGCCGGCACGGTCCGCGAGTACTCCTTCTCCGAGCAAGGCGGCCCGGGCGCGGAGTTCGACACCCGCGGCGTCGTATTTGCCAGATAA